The Calypte anna isolate BGI_N300 chromosome 3, bCalAnn1_v1.p, whole genome shotgun sequence genome segment TATTATTTACCAAAGTCTGTGTGAATTTGATGAATGTTGACTGCAAAGAAACTAACATCCCCCCAAACATTGTTTACCGAACAGTCAGGGAATGGTTTCCAACTGACCAGGTCTGCAGAACCACAAGCTGTCATGTGGGAAGATTCTTCAGCTTTCTTAATGAGGTTCAATTCCATCCTTAGCACAACAAAAATGTTGTCAGCATCTTCTCAGTCTAGAACTGAAACTATTCAGACTTGTAAGACATTTGTTCTATTACGTTCTTTTATCATTTCCACAGCAGCCTCAAGTACAGTAACATTAAAACGTATCGTGGAATTTAGATTCGTGTACTCATAGTATATTGGACCAAAAAACAACTATACACAGAGCTTTGAAACAGTCTGAAGAACTTTAGTTTACACAAAGAATTATAGTttacagctctggaaaaaagaattttgtttcaCTGTTATCAGcacttttatttgaaataagtCACACCTTCTAAATATATACTCATAATCATGTCACCTCAAAACCATTTGTATTTAGGAGTTACAATGCCCTATCATTAGTTGTTCTAAGCTGCTAAAAGACTAATGGAATGCCAAGTCAGCAATTTCTACCAATACAAGCTATAATGTTTTATAGTTAAGGCTGCCATGCAAGCAATGTCCTGCATAGAAACCTCTAGCAGAAAACTGCCCATATAACATACAAGTTTCTAAAAATGAGGCTATGTTGTACAAATATTTATAGACCTATACATAGTAAAACTACCCAGTGCTGAAACATTGAgcttcaaagacagaaaaatcttaAGTATCTACCAAAGCCTTGCATATCTAACTTTCACCCTCTCAGCATGGATAAGCAGAACACCCATTTTTTATGtgaatgagaatttttttaaatattgccGTTGAGATGTCATTTGTGAAGACTTGCTAGCCTTCAAAAATATTTGGTAATGTCACAACCTATACTATACTTTTTAGTATGaataaatagaatattttttgtaaCGGGAAGTtactgcaggaaagaaaaggagttttTGCTCTATCCCCACCCTATGGCTAGAAAAAGAACTGTCCTATTAGTGCAtacatttttctgaatatttttcctttcctatatCACTACAGTCAGAGCATATTTCCTATTTGTCTTATGCaactaaagattttttttccagcaaccATGCACTCCTTCACATATAAACATGATGAAACTGCAAGGCACAAATGCTCTCTGTATCACCTGTGTTGATTTTCTCAGTCAAAATAGCAGACTTAATAATCCACCATAACTTTAGATTCAAACAGAACAGTAACCACTAGGGCCctaatgaataaaaatatagtTCTTATATTCCTATTCTGACCAGCTAGATCACTCCACAGACCTAACCTTCCCTGATATACCACTCTTAatatctgcatttaaaaatagttttaacaATCAGGTGAGTTGTATCACtcagaaaatattaaacttGCATGCCCTACAAATTAAAAGTCTGCATGATAGTGTTAGTTTTCATATCTATCTTCACCCTTTGCTTATCATGCAATAAAAAATGATGTGGCCGTGAGAGCTAGAATAGTAGATACTCCTCACTAGAAAACTTACAAGTTGGCAAAAGTGGAGATCTTCTTTCATCAGTCACTCCATACATGAGATGAAGCAAAAATAGCAGCAGCACCacccacaaagaaaaacattctctTCCTTCATATTCACATGATtgtcaataattttttttccttttcttttgtgctgTGATACCACACTCACTGGCCCAAGGACTAACATTAGTTATCTGTAAATCTGAAAATGAAGACAAGGGCCACCAGAAGTACTTTTGCcaaatttttgcatttcttaattttgactttttttttctcttttgtggaTGGTCATAGTGAAAGGGCATGCTAGGACATGGAAGAGAAGAACAGTAGGAAAGCTGCAAAGAGGAGAGAATGGAAAAAGTGGGCAATGTCTTAGTGTCATAATCATATTGTCTGAGCACCTCTCCTCCCCAAAATCTCTTGTATCTTGCCCTTAAAACCAGAGGATATTCCATAGCGAATCAATAGTCTCAGTGGTTTCTGAACACTACATTTCTCAAGGTTTCATGAAAACAGCTGAGTAGAAGACACAACTCACTGATGTGTCAACATGAGTCTTCCATCAGTaatctttgcctttttttctcctaacaGCAGAGAATAAAGACAGGAATTGAAATAAGAGAACCCAAATTTGTTAGGCCTTCTCTCCCACAGATCTagtttaaaaagacatttttcagaaCTACGTGCTTTGACATCTTGTAACGAACTAGattaaataacagaaaacaaattattagtATATTCTCCAAAGTTATACTAATTGGAAGTGTTCATGTCTATTTAGACAAGtaagaatttttgcttttagtaataatttagatttttagtttttctagTAAGGAGTACTGAGTAGAGGAGAGAGTGTATATACATGAAGGAGTACTGAAAAGCTGCcaaatacaaatataattaaCCTTGTGGTAATTAATTCAAGAATGTACTGGAAAAACATATTGCTTAACCACACTACACCAACCATGTTAATTTTCAGTAGCATTTGAGAGAAACATTAATATCTTCCAGATTCAGCTATTACAGAACAGTCATGAAGTACTGGCAATTTAGTGTCCCTctcctactgaaaaaaaacaaacaagggaCCTTCCTAACCATGAATACAGGCTAAAAGCAGTGtataacatatttttaaagtataccAGTAGCTGTTTTAACCCTTCATTGCCTCCCTTTCCCAATGGTAGGTAGCTGGTCATCCACCTACTACATGAGAACGAGAACATTCTACTCAGCTCAAGAATGGATCTTACTCCtaggcaaataaaaaaaccaaacagttgAAGTAGACACAAAAACAAGTTccaacagaagcaaaaaaacccagctgtaCCATGATAGAAGATATGCGGCTATATAAGactacaagaaaatatttcaggaaaaaaattaagacaaaagAATTCTAACAAAGGAAAATCTCATGTTGCACTAAGTGTTAAATCATGGACTgtaattaggaagaaaaatgtaagtaCCTAGTCACATCTCTTATTCTTGGGAATGTACTTCTTTAAATTCAAATATCCCCTACACATGTACACTCATGGATTTCTTTGTAGATTCCAAGGGAGTAAGACAAGAAAATCCAGAATAGGTAAAGCAGATGAGTTCTTACAGGTTGCACAAAGTTTTAAGAGGTATGTAGACGTCATGAAATTTGAACTTCTGGCATTGCTCCAGTTTCTTTACACtacaaaatgtttataaaaatgCAATTCTTTTTTGCTTAGTTTTGACAATATACTCAGTAAAGTGTTAAACAAAATTAGACTATTCAacatatgtttttaaaaagttctttatTTTAGCAATAGCTCAGTGTCCATATAAAGGATCAGCTACCACACATTCCACAGAACCGTACTAGCAGATCAAACTGTGAGATTCAACTATATCTTTATTAAAAGATTTATAAAGCAAAGTGTTAAACAACTACAAAAAACAGTTTGAAATATcaaaaaggaatagaaaaggACTTTAataaaataggtatttttatataaagcaCATTTCCAGACTTCTGACAAGTTAGGGTGACACTCAAAAGGGGGGAAGATGTAGCTTGGCACTCATGCCTAGTTATCTTCACTATTTGTACAGGATCTAACTTCAAAAACATCAGCAATGCCATATCTTTTCCATAATGTTGCATCTGTCCACACTAAGTTGTCTCGTATACCACATCAAACAACAGCCCAGCATAACAGTTCAGAGCACGACTTAGAAACACAAAATGTGTACTCTTACCTCAGAACATATAAGTTTGAgcctacttttaaaaatattaaaccatctataaatacatttaagtCAAGGTACTTTATACACCGGTTTCTGTACTGATTGTTTTGAAAGCCAAATTTTGTATATCTAGCAAACCTGCTTTGAACTGCATAGCCTACAACGAGTTTagcaaaagctgcatttttattactgttctcatttaaaagtttcagttttttaataatacatGACACGTACCAGAAACGTGGCATAGGCATTCCTCCATTATGGAAGCAATACAGTATGTTAAAGGTCTTCAATGACAactaacacattttaaaattatgcatgAAGTGTAAGAAAATATacattacacttttttttttttttgaaacagcaGGATACTCAGTAAGAAGATAGGCATCAGCAAAACTAAACACTTCCACAAGTAAAAAGCTGGCTTATAGACTCTTAcattagaaacacagaaaaaacatgcTTTCAAATTCCAGCCGTCTGTTTCCTagcctctgcttttctttaaaataatctgcaaaaagaaaagaagtataTTTGTCACTGCTTTTATCGCTACAATCCTGGCAGCAATAAGGGATCCAAAAGGCTACCCCACAACAAAGGTTGACCTAGTCATACAGTGTTTCCTAGAGCAGAATCAACATGGGGAGAAGTCTAGGAAAAAGGTTAGAAATAAAGCAAACGCATATAGGAAAATGCCAGATGAGAAAGAAACATTCACAATCAAGAATTCTTTAAAACAAGtggcttattttaaaaaggaatgcTAAGAAATGGCAATAGTGCTCTCAATCTCTCAGCAGATTCCTTAAAGCTCTTATCTTGTTAGGCTttgacaaaaaggaaaaaaaaaaagagagatttacAAGTATACAGCTACTATGCTCgatttttatttgtaatgcCTTATTTCTTTCTATATCAAGAGTGCCCAAACCTTTGGAAGGACATTTTTTGGGTTTGGAATTGAAAAAATCAACTTCAAAGCCTACGTGGGACAATTGAAGtgttaatattattaaaataaaggcaatttttcctttcttctcatcttaaaaaaattaaatggagcACAAAACTTTTCAAATAATGTTAAGATtgcagttaaaaagaaattacaaatgCATAAGATTCCAACTGTAACATTTCgacagaataaaatttaaaaaaaacaaaaaacaaaaaaccaaacaactgaaTATAATAAATAGAAGCCACAGAATCCAAATATCAGGTCACACTTCGTTTAGGTCTTTCAATTTGCCCAGCAATAATAGGTGGTTGAACAGATAAATGGAAGAGACTGCGTTCTTTCTCGAAAACTCGGGAAAGCAGACACATCCCAGCAAGTGAGCTTCAGCATACAAAAGTATTTCAGTCAGACATAGACACTGCTCTAATTCTTTCTAGAGATAAAGTTGCTTAgcaccctcctcttccccttctttgcaTGTACACAAAACTTACCATGCAGAGGATTCCTCCTTCAGAGCTATTCATACAACAGATTTCATTGTGCTGAACTACCCATATAATAATCCACAGTTCAATCTTTCCCTTAGTCTTCCCCTGCAAGCAGTATCCACACAATGCTGCAAGAATTCACTGCAAACATCCTTCAGACTAAGTAGTTAAGAACTGAATATGCAAGTTATTTGAACCTCTCTGTGAACTGTTTCTCACTTGTTCCATAAAGCTGCATTTATACCGCTGAATTTAAATCTCCCTTGAATTAGTATTGTCTAAAGTAAGGATTCTCCAACTTTAAAATTTGctcctgttttcttccaagATAGCACAAGCATTTGTAGACTACCCTGTAGACTTACCCACATGTTGGAAATACGAATTTAAACACGGAATAATCAAGGAAAATAGGGCTATATTCAATAGGGCAAGGAGAGTTAATTTGATTTATTGGAAACAGTGACTTACATcaataaaacattaaagaatATTAAGTTTCTGCAGGGTATGGATTATAAACAAAAACATATCAACACTAATATGGAAAACTTTTGTATATACTGTCATAAcacattttccttaaaacaaaaaagaaaactattaaaaatgctttattacCTTTGCTGCAGCTATAGTGTGCTCAGGcttaataattttactttttttctcaaaagcatTGGTCCTGGCTTCTTCTGCTAGCCGATGGAGAAACAGTAAGAAGTTCAAATGCACctttaaaagaaggaagaaaataacccAAAGGATTCAAATTGTTTCAGCATAGTTTGGTTTTTCAGAGGTTCATTGGTTCAGACAGAGGACTGCATACTAAACTGCTTCCAAATTCCTGAAAAGTGTTCTTAGGAAAACATAGTACCACTTCATTCAAGTCTTAATAAATTCCCAAAACATTCCTTACTGCAAGACTCTTGTAAATAGAGTTTCAATTTAGTATACTAAATCATAAAAGTGCTCTAAAAATGGTCAAACAACTGATCTAACAGAAatcaaatctgatttttattagcagtttttaatttcagagaataaggtaccttttttttttttacttactagTAAATACAGTCAGCTTTCAGTGACTACAATGGCCAGACTTCTAATAAGCAGCATATTCGTGCCTGCCTTAGCACCAATGGAAAACA includes the following:
- the CENPW gene encoding centromere protein W: MKRTAPRSTLRKIIKKHKPELRLAANADLLVHLNFLLFLHRLAEEARTNAFEKKSKIIKPEHTIAAAKIILKKSRG